From a region of the Lactuca sativa cultivar Salinas chromosome 4, Lsat_Salinas_v11, whole genome shotgun sequence genome:
- the LOC111915846 gene encoding protein BIG GRAIN 1-like E, producing MPKTINPPLQENKKPFHQRNSSDEINVFEASRYFEDTNTTLSHKNYMRESVGRLSLDIQNNRRNSNNIPLQAMMMENGRNSIPLKAMMMDPNHMMIKNEKKYKQPSSPGGKLAHFLNSLFNQTSSKKSKSKSKSTTSTQSIKDEDESPSGWRRKRRSSISLFRSGNSNTSNIASETKPANYSTTPHAYDDHMPQAPTKRTSYKDLRSYSDHKPTYEVTKVPFNENYNKNENLKIKSGFSDRKSRSPENVSVEKVRVCDVKHDDHNQKYDPTVEIREFKRFILDDDGDSDSSSDLFELTNCDLGYYSSGLPVFETTHMDSIKRGTPISS from the coding sequence ATGCCCAAAACCATTAATCCACCTCTACAGGAGAACAAGAAACCGTTCCATCAGAGGAACAGTTCAGACGAGATCAATGTCTTTGAAGCCTCCCGATACTTTGAAGACACGAACACCACCCTCTCTCATAAGAATTACATGAGAGAGAGTGTTGGAAGACTGAGTCTTGATATCCAGAACAATAGAAGAAACTCCAATAATATTCCTTTACAAGCCATGATGATGGAGAACGGAAGAAACTCGATACCTTTAAAAGCTATGATGATGGATCCGAACCATATGATGATCAAGAACGAGAAGAAGTATAAGCAACCAAGCTCACCAGGAGGGAAATTGGCTCATTTCTTGAATTCCCTTTTCAACCAAACATCTTCCAAGAAGTCCAAgtcgaagtcaaagtcaaccaCATCGACACAATCTATTAAAGATGAAGATGAGAGTCCTAGTGGATGGAGAAGAAAGAGGAGGAGTAGCATCAGCCTATTCAGGAGTGGGAAtagtaataccagtaatattgcaAGTGAAACAAAACCTGCTAATTACTCAACAACACCACATGCATATGATGATCACATGCCACAGGCACCCACAAAGAGGACAAGCTATAAAGATCTCAGAAGCTATTCAGACCACAAGCCTACATATGAAGTTACCAAAGTACCCTTTAATGAAAACTACAACAAGAATGAAAACCTCAAGATCAAGAGTGGGTTTTCTGACAGAAAAAGTAGAAGTCCTGAAAACGTGTCAGTGGAGAAAGTTAGGGTTTGTGATGTAAAACATGATGATCATAATCAGAAGTATGATCCAACGGTGGAGATTAGAGAATTCAAGAGATTCAttcttgatgatgatggagaTAGTGATTCAAGCTCTGATCTTTTTGAGTTAACAAACTGTGATTTGGGTTATTATTCAAGTGGTTTGCCGGTTTTTGAAACCACGCATATGGATAGCATCAAGAGGGGTACACCGATCTCTAGCTAA